The following are encoded together in the Bos taurus isolate L1 Dominette 01449 registration number 42190680 breed Hereford chromosome 17, ARS-UCD2.0, whole genome shotgun sequence genome:
- the MSMO1 gene encoding methylsterol monooxygenase 1 isoform X2, whose amino-acid sequence MPRWYMLLARCFGCAVIEDTWHYFLHRLLHHKRIYKYIHKVHHEFQAPFGMEAEYAHPLETIILGTGFFIGIMLLCDHVILLWAWVTVRLIETIDVHSGYDIPLNPLNLIPFYAGSRHHDFHHMNFIGNYASTFTWWDRIFGTDSQFNAYNEKMKKVEKKTE is encoded by the exons ATGCCAAGATG GTACATGCTTTTGGCAAGATGTTTTGGCTGTGCAGTGATCGAGGATACTTGGCACTATTTCTTGCATAGGCTTTTACAtcacaaaagaatatataaatacattcatAAAGTTCATCATGAGTTTCAG gctCCATTTGGAATGGAAGCTGAATATGCACATCCTCTGGAAACCATAATTCTTGGAACTGGATTTTTCATTGGAATCATGCTTTTATGTGATCATGTTATTCTTCTTTGGGCCTGGGTGACTGTTCGTTTGATAGAGACTATTGATGTCCATAG tGGTTATGACATTCCTCTCAACCCTTTAAATCTCATTCCTTTCTATGCTGGTTCTCGGCATCACGATTTCCACCACATGAACTTCATTGGAAACTATGCTTCAACATTTACATGGTGGGACAGAATTTTTGGAACAGACTCTCAATTTAATGCCTACaatgaaaagatgaagaaagtTGAGAAAAAGACTGAATAA